DNA sequence from the Deltaproteobacteria bacterium genome:
GCAAGTCGTAATTAATGACGTGGCTGATTCCTGTGACGTCAAGGCCGCGTGCGGCCACATCCGTTGCCACTAAAAGCCTGATCTTACCAGACCGCATATTGCTGATGGTATGGTTGCGCGCGCTCTGCTTCATATCCCCGTGCATGGCCGCGGCGGCGTGTCCCTGGGCGTGAAGCATGCGAGCCAGAGAATCGGCATTTCGCTTCGTGGCCGAGAAGATAATCGCCCGAGTCAGACTGCTGTCTGCAATGAGGTGTCCCAATATGCAGGCCTTGTGGCGAGTGTCATTCACTACATGGAGGCGCTGTTCGATATTCTCGGGAGTCCTTTTCTGATCGGCAACCTGAATCCGCAGAGGGTCTTTCAAAAGGCATCCGGCCAGACGAGCCACAGAATCATCCAGGGTTGCCCCAAATAAAAGAGTCTGGCGTTTATCCGGAGCAGCCGCGACAATTTTTTTCACATCTTCGATGAAGCCCATATCCAGCATGCGATCCGCTTCATCCAGGATCAAAACCTCCAGGCCGGAAAGGTTGATGCGACCGCGATTCAGATGATCAATCAATCGGCCCGGTGTGGCGACGACCAGGTCAGGAAGCTTCGTGAGCTCCCGGATCTGCTTGGGGTAAGGCATGCCGCCGA
Encoded proteins:
- a CDS encoding DEAD/DEAH box helicase codes for the protein MSFADLHLALPILKAIAECGYEKPTPIQAEAIPPTLAGRDLIASAQTGTGKTAAFMIPTLQHLFEVSAGRTRGPRVLVLTPTRELADQITEATRRYGKYLRVKSITIFGGMPYPKQIRELTKLPDLVVATPGRLIDHLNRGRINLSGLEVLILDEADRMLDMGFIEDVKKIVAAAPDKRQTLLFGATLDDSVARLAGCLLKDPLRIQVADQKRTPENIEQRLHVVNDTRHKACILGHLIADSSLTRAIIFSATKRNADSLARMLHAQGHAAAAMHGDMKQSARNHTISNMRSGKIRLLVATDVAARGLDVTGISHVINYDLPKTSEDYINRIGRTGRAGASGVAISLASYKDISDLERIEHYLGQPLQQHVIPGLEPTFPLSTVLTKKASGQRSFLHRRTSRNTRGTHPFHRKGNEAASAWGRY